From the Winogradskyella forsetii genome, the window TGGTTTCTAATAATTCGTTGTTTGAATTGAACAAGAAAGCGGTAATTGGATATTGAAAATCCAAGCATTCAATATCATCATCAGCAACATTTTCACCATTACAGGTATTAATATAGTTGTTTAGAACTGCAGTATTTGATATTTCAATATCAGTAAAATCCGCTAAAGTTATAGTGATGGGAAACACGATTTCCAAAGTGTCATTATCGTCTTCAACTTCCTCAAAAACACATTCAATAAGGGCATAATCGTCTTGGGAATTAATAGTGATTTGTGCGCCATTAACATTAACCGTAAAAGGAAAAGCAACAACAAAGCAATTGGCGCGAACCACAATATTATCTACTGAACCATCAGTTGTAGCGGTGCGTTGCATCAATAAGGCAACATTAGAATTTGAAGTTAGGGTTTCATCTTCTGGTGCTTCAATAAATTCCGTTTCTTCTTTTCTACAGGATGTAAAAATGAGACTCGTTAAAAAAAGTAGTAAAATGGAAACTCGTAATTTCATTGTGGCTATAATTTGATGCATGCCATTTAATATATAACAATTGAGTTGTAAAAACTACTGAATGTTTTTAAAAAAATATTTCAATACCTTTAGGGCAAACTAAGGTAACTTGCCAAAACATCTCGACGAAAATATATGCGAAAGTGCTTCTTTTGAGCGTGTTTACAATACATACGCAGACGACCTACATGATTTTTTGTATTACAAATACGGCGCACAATTTAACCCTAAAGACAAGGTGCAGGATGCCTTTATGAAACTTTGGGACAATTGTAAAAAAGTAACCTTCGCCAAAGCAAAATCCTTCTTATTTACCATTGCCAATAATATGATGCTCAATGAATTTAAGCACCAAAAAGTCGTTTTAAAATATCAAAAAATAAAACCGAAACATTATACCAGTGAAACACCTGAATTTATTTTAGAACAGCAAGAGTATTTAGAAACATATAACAAAGTGCTTTCAAATTTAAAAGAAGAACAGCGTGTCGCTTTTCTATTGAGTAAGGTTGAAGGAAAGAAGCATAGCGAAATTGCTGAACTTCTAGGAGTAACCCAAAAAGTAGTTGAATATAGAATTTACAGTGC encodes:
- a CDS encoding RNA polymerase sigma factor, producing the protein MPKHLDENICESASFERVYNTYADDLHDFLYYKYGAQFNPKDKVQDAFMKLWDNCKKVTFAKAKSFLFTIANNMMLNEFKHQKVVLKYQKIKPKHYTSETPEFILEQQEYLETYNKVLSNLKEEQRVAFLLSKVEGKKHSEIAELLGVTQKVVEYRIYSAFNILKKELKGFKIK